A region of Acidithiobacillus ferridurans DNA encodes the following proteins:
- a CDS encoding type I restriction endonuclease subunit R, whose protein sequence is MTPLNESTIEHHAIALFKEMGYTYAFGPDIGPDSDHPERADYENPLLLERLSTAIHRLNPEAPKDIREEALRQVQAIAVGGLMTENSLFQQMLVEGVRVAFMVDGEERGSIVRLLDYDHPEKNDFLVVNQYTVIHDRVNRRADLVVFLNGLPLGLFELKNMVDANATIRKAWNQLQTYQADIPNLMAYNAVLAISDGLKAAVGCLGAPYERFLPWKTIDGQELMQGGDDPLRFLIHGVFEPSRFLDLIRYFIAFSDDGRTLSKKIAAYHQFHAAQKALLTTLAAAGMGGDRRGGVVWHTQGSGKSLTMLFFAGMLIQHPALENPTILMLTDRTNLDTQLFDTFAAGKQLLRQDPQQADSVSDLRELLQRASGGVLFSTIQKFQKDRNDALTAHPVLSDRKNIIVMVDEAQRSQYEILDGYAANLRAALPNATFVAFTGTPLELDDRDTRVVFGDYIDIYDIQRAVEDGATVPIYYESRLVRLNLPEDQRPVIDSTFEEITEDDEQENRERLKTRWAQLEALVGAPKRVEQIAADLLEHWEKRKSILSGKAMIVAMSRRIAVELYDAIIALRPDWHNEDDAQGGIKVVMTGSASDPIEWKPHIRSKAGNEAIADRLKDPEDPLEMVIVRDMWLTGFDAPALNTLYVDKPMRGHTLMQAIARVNRVFTNKSGGLVVDYIGIAQDLKNAIATYTRSGGKGNPAETVQEAIKVLLEKLDICRSIFHGLDYQDYLTGDGSEKVATLRKATEFILSQELTEDGLKRRFRNATSGLKKAATLAAGDDIVERCRTEIVFFLSVRATLDKTSEAESLVEEQEYAIRQLIDQSIAPEGVVDLYAVAGLPKSEISLLSDTFIHQIEAMPEKNLALEMLRRLLQDTVRKEGKGNLIQSKAFSEKLEEALRKYHNRSVDTVEVMQELIELAKALQALDQRHAALGLSKDEAAFYDALATNDSAVQAMGDEALKIIAKEVADTVRQNTRIDWSIREQARAHLRRMVKRVLRKHGYPPDMQEGAVNMVIEQAEGLVG, encoded by the coding sequence ATGACCCCCCTCAACGAATCCACCATCGAACACCACGCCATCGCCCTATTCAAAGAAATGGGCTACACCTACGCCTTTGGCCCCGACATCGGCCCTGACAGCGACCATCCCGAACGGGCAGATTATGAAAACCCCCTGTTACTGGAACGCCTGAGCACCGCCATCCATCGTCTGAATCCAGAAGCCCCCAAGGACATCCGCGAGGAAGCCCTGCGCCAGGTGCAGGCCATCGCCGTGGGTGGACTCATGACCGAGAACAGCCTCTTTCAGCAGATGCTCGTGGAAGGGGTCAGGGTGGCCTTTATGGTGGACGGCGAAGAACGCGGCAGCATCGTCCGCCTGCTCGACTACGACCATCCCGAAAAGAACGATTTTTTGGTCGTGAACCAATATACCGTCATCCATGACCGGGTGAATCGCCGGGCTGACTTGGTGGTCTTCCTGAATGGCCTGCCGCTGGGCCTCTTTGAACTCAAAAACATGGTGGACGCCAACGCCACCATCCGCAAGGCATGGAATCAGCTACAGACCTATCAGGCCGATATCCCGAACCTCATGGCCTACAACGCCGTGCTGGCCATCAGCGATGGCCTCAAGGCCGCCGTGGGCTGTCTGGGTGCCCCCTATGAACGCTTCCTGCCGTGGAAAACCATCGACGGGCAGGAACTCATGCAAGGCGGGGATGACCCGCTACGCTTTCTGATTCACGGGGTTTTTGAACCCAGCCGCTTTCTGGACTTGATCCGCTATTTCATCGCCTTCAGCGACGATGGCCGCACGCTCAGCAAGAAGATCGCCGCCTATCATCAGTTCCATGCCGCCCAAAAGGCCCTGCTGACGACCCTTGCAGCGGCAGGCATGGGCGGCGACCGCCGGGGTGGTGTGGTCTGGCATACCCAGGGGTCCGGCAAGAGCCTCACCATGCTCTTTTTCGCCGGAATGCTGATTCAACATCCCGCCCTGGAAAACCCCACGATTCTCATGCTCACCGACCGCACGAACCTGGACACCCAGTTGTTCGATACCTTTGCGGCGGGCAAGCAACTCTTGCGGCAAGACCCGCAACAGGCCGACAGCGTCAGTGATCTGCGGGAACTGCTGCAAAGGGCTTCCGGTGGCGTCCTCTTCAGCACCATCCAGAAGTTCCAGAAAGACCGTAACGATGCCTTGACGGCACATCCCGTGCTGTCCGACCGAAAGAACATCATCGTCATGGTGGACGAGGCCCAGCGCAGCCAGTACGAGATTCTGGATGGGTACGCCGCCAACCTGCGGGCGGCCTTGCCCAACGCCACCTTTGTGGCCTTTACGGGCACCCCGCTGGAACTGGATGACCGGGATACGCGGGTCGTCTTTGGGGATTACATCGACATCTACGACATCCAACGGGCTGTGGAAGATGGGGCAACCGTCCCAATTTATTACGAAAGCCGACTGGTGCGCCTCAATCTGCCGGAAGACCAGCGCCCGGTCATCGACAGCACCTTTGAGGAAATCACCGAAGACGACGAGCAGGAAAACCGCGAACGCCTGAAAACCCGCTGGGCGCAACTGGAAGCCCTAGTGGGTGCGCCGAAGCGGGTGGAACAGATTGCCGCCGATCTGCTGGAGCACTGGGAAAAGCGGAAAAGCATCCTGTCCGGCAAGGCCATGATCGTCGCCATGAGCCGCCGCATTGCCGTGGAACTCTATGATGCCATCATCGCCCTGCGCCCCGACTGGCACAATGAGGATGACGCGCAAGGCGGTATCAAGGTGGTCATGACCGGTTCCGCCAGCGATCCCATCGAATGGAAGCCGCACATCCGCAGCAAGGCGGGCAATGAAGCCATTGCCGACCGCCTGAAAGACCCCGAAGACCCGCTGGAAATGGTCATCGTGCGCGATATGTGGCTGACCGGCTTCGACGCCCCGGCCCTGAATACGCTGTACGTGGACAAGCCCATGCGCGGGCACACGCTCATGCAGGCCATCGCGCGCGTCAACCGGGTATTCACCAACAAGTCCGGCGGACTGGTGGTGGACTACATCGGCATCGCCCAGGACCTGAAAAACGCCATCGCCACCTACACCCGTTCCGGCGGCAAGGGCAATCCGGCGGAAACCGTGCAGGAAGCCATCAAGGTGCTGCTGGAAAAGCTGGATATTTGCCGCAGTATTTTCCATGGGTTGGACTATCAGGATTATCTGACCGGCGACGGGTCCGAAAAGGTGGCCACCCTGCGCAAGGCCACTGAATTCATTCTGTCCCAGGAACTCACGGAAGACGGCCTCAAGCGCCGTTTTCGCAACGCCACCTCCGGCCTCAAGAAAGCGGCGACCCTGGCCGCCGGTGACGACATCGTGGAACGCTGCCGGACCGAGATCGTTTTCTTCCTGAGTGTCCGCGCCACCCTGGACAAGACCAGCGAAGCCGAATCCCTGGTGGAAGAACAGGAATATGCCATCCGCCAACTCATCGACCAGTCCATCGCCCCGGAAGGCGTGGTGGACCTGTATGCGGTGGCGGGCCTGCCCAAAAGCGAAATATCCCTGCTGTCCGATACATTCATCCACCAGATCGAGGCCATGCCCGAAAAGAATCTGGCGCTGGAAATGCTGCGCCGTCTGCTGCAAGACACGGTACGCAAGGAAGGCAAGGGCAACCTGATCCAGAGTAAAGCCTTCTCGGAAAAGCTGGAAGAAGCCCTGCGCAAGTACCACAACCGCTCAGTGGATACCGTCGAGGTCATGCAGGAACTCATCGAACTGGCCAAAGCCTTGCAGGCGCTGGATCAGCGTCATGCGGCGCTGGGCCTCAGCAAGGACGAAGCGGCCTTTTACGATGCCCTGGCGACCAACGATTCCGCCGTGCAGGCCATGGGCGACGAGGCCCTGAAAATCATCGCCAAGGAAGTGGCCGATACCGTGCGCCAGAACACCCGCATCGACTGGTCCATCCGCGAACAGGCGCGGGCGCATCTGCGGCGCATGGTGAAACGAGTCTTACGGAAACACGGCTATCCGCCTGATATGCAGGAAGGGGCGGTGAATATGGTTATTGAGCAGGCTGAGGGGTTGGTGGGGTAA
- a CDS encoding restriction endonuclease subunit S, translated as MSNLSKNSPELKCVKAKDYCLSVRDGTHDSPKPVDIGFPLVTSKHLKSGQIEINACYQVAEDDYYEIVKRSKVNQWDVLISMIGTIGEVALVKNEPHFAIKNVGLFKSRSEADGKWLYYYLRTDFAQNYLREISRGTTQQYVPLGSLREMPIYVFDDKSEMSRIANILGTLDDKIENNRKTAKTLEAMAQAIFQSWFVDFDPVRAKMAGESPESICKRLKLTPEILDLFPNRLVDSELGEIPEGWVDGSLGNICSRRSARIGNRDAKVLSAVTEGRLAISDDYFTKRVYSKDIKNYLAVEWYDFAYNPSRINIGSIGMLESHFLGAASPVYVVFRPVEGYQQFIKLYLRLATTKQWIANFSSGSVRQSLSYDDFAAIPSVIPPKVIIDVFSSIHDFMKHSTDSLYECAIKTSGLRDAILPKLISGEIRVPGLDDGAG; from the coding sequence GTGAGTAATCTGTCAAAGAATAGTCCTGAACTTAAATGTGTTAAAGCGAAGGATTACTGCCTTTCCGTTCGTGATGGTACCCATGATTCACCCAAACCCGTAGATATAGGGTTTCCCCTTGTAACATCGAAACACCTAAAGTCAGGGCAGATAGAAATAAATGCTTGCTATCAAGTAGCTGAGGATGATTATTATGAAATAGTAAAGCGAAGCAAGGTTAATCAATGGGATGTGTTGATTTCGATGATTGGCACAATCGGTGAGGTTGCTTTAGTTAAAAATGAACCACATTTTGCAATAAAGAATGTTGGTCTTTTCAAATCACGTAGTGAAGCTGACGGAAAATGGCTTTACTATTACCTTCGTACAGATTTCGCGCAAAATTATCTTAGGGAAATTTCCAGAGGCACGACACAGCAGTATGTCCCCTTAGGTTCTCTAAGAGAAATGCCGATATACGTGTTTGATGACAAATCTGAAATGTCTCGCATCGCCAACATTCTGGGCACCCTTGACGACAAGATCGAGAACAACCGCAAGACGGCGAAAACCTTGGAGGCCATGGCGCAGGCCATCTTCCAGTCGTGGTTCGTGGACTTCGATCCGGTACGCGCCAAGATGGCCGGGGAATCGCCAGAAAGCATCTGCAAACGGCTGAAGCTCACGCCGGAAATTCTGGACCTGTTCCCGAATCGGCTGGTGGACTCGGAATTGGGGGAAATTCCTGAAGGGTGGGTTGACGGCTCGCTAGGCAATATTTGTTCACGGCGATCGGCACGGATCGGTAACCGCGATGCCAAAGTTCTGTCAGCGGTCACCGAAGGTCGTCTTGCTATATCGGACGATTACTTCACCAAACGGGTATACAGCAAAGACATAAAGAATTATCTGGCCGTCGAGTGGTATGATTTTGCCTATAACCCTTCTCGCATAAATATTGGATCAATAGGCATGCTTGAATCACATTTTCTTGGTGCGGCAAGCCCAGTCTATGTTGTTTTCCGTCCTGTCGAAGGGTACCAACAATTTATAAAATTATACCTACGCCTAGCAACCACCAAACAGTGGATTGCCAATTTTTCAAGTGGTAGTGTTCGACAATCTCTCTCTTATGACGATTTTGCAGCTATACCTTCTGTCATTCCGCCAAAAGTAATAATAGACGTTTTTAGTTCTATCCACGATTTTATGAAACATTCCACCGATTCCTTATATGAATGTGCTATTAAAACATCCGGTCTTCGCGACGCCATTTTACCTAAACTCATATCTGGTGAAATTCGTGTCCCTGGCCTAGATGATGGTGCCGGGTAG
- a CDS encoding DUF4926 domain-containing protein: MDIVILLKNRPNEDLVKGDVGSVVFIDEGGKAFEVEFTTLAGDPLGVLTLAEDEIRPVSARDVPHVRVA; encoded by the coding sequence TTGGACATCGTCATCCTGCTGAAAAACCGACCCAATGAGGATCTGGTGAAAGGTGATGTAGGGTCCGTGGTGTTCATCGATGAGGGCGGCAAAGCCTTTGAGGTTGAGTTTACTACTCTGGCCGGTGATCCATTAGGGGTGCTGACCTTGGCAGAGGATGAAATCCGCCCCGTCTCGGCAAGGGATGTACCGCATGTGAGGGTGGCGTGA
- a CDS encoding BrnA antitoxin family protein, translating to MTVKSKPTANAWLDEDDAEELTGKELDHLEGRWLKGGESINSEQGQAAFREHLRKKQVNMLIDPDVLDYFRRKAGRRGYQTLINRTLRESMERESLLDAVRKVVREELHHTD from the coding sequence ATGACCGTGAAATCGAAACCTACCGCGAACGCCTGGCTAGATGAAGACGACGCAGAGGAATTAACCGGCAAAGAACTGGATCACCTGGAAGGCCGCTGGCTGAAGGGCGGTGAATCCATAAATAGCGAACAAGGCCAAGCCGCTTTTCGTGAGCATTTACGTAAAAAACAGGTCAACATGCTGATTGACCCAGATGTTCTCGACTACTTTCGCCGAAAGGCGGGGCGTCGTGGTTATCAAACTTTGATTAACCGCACTTTGCGGGAATCCATGGAACGGGAATCCCTGCTGGATGCCGTGCGCAAAGTGGTTCGGGAAGAATTGCACCATACGGACTAA
- a CDS encoding BrnT family toxin: MKLDWDEEKRQTTLAHRELDFADCVEVFADVTFEFPDTRKDYGEARTVCIGFLKNRMVAVVYTQRGDTRRIISMRKCNDREIETYRERLAR, translated from the coding sequence ATGAAGCTGGATTGGGATGAAGAAAAACGGCAGACCACCCTCGCTCACCGGGAACTGGACTTTGCAGATTGTGTAGAAGTGTTTGCCGATGTCACCTTTGAGTTTCCCGATACGCGCAAGGACTATGGCGAAGCGCGTACCGTTTGTATCGGATTCCTGAAAAATCGAATGGTTGCCGTGGTGTACACTCAAAGAGGGGATACCCGGCGGATTATTTCAATGAGGAAATGTAATGACCGTGAAATCGAAACCTACCGCGAACGCCTGGCTAGATGA
- a CDS encoding class I SAM-dependent DNA methyltransferase encodes MPRGPAKKKTEDTSHQSLESKLWATADKLRGHLDAADYKHVVLGLIFLKYISDRFAQRHAEIIREEAGTYAAEDRDEYTAEGVFWVPLSGRWDRVQAAAKQPDIGQRIDDAMTEIERENPHLKNILPKGYARPTLDQRRLGELVDLIGTIGLGTAEHQARDTLGRVYEYFLGRFASAEGKRGGEFYTPASVVRTLVTMLAPYKGRIYDPCCGSGGMFVQSEKFIEAHGGKVGDISVYGEESNPNTWKLALMNLAIRGIEADLGPEAADTFHKDLHPDLRADYILANPPFNISDWGGDLLRDDKRWQYGIPPTGNANFAWVQHMVHHLAPYGIAGFVLANGSMSSNTSGEGEIRKNLIEADLVDCMVALPGQLFYSTQIPVCLWFLAKNRDDGRGMAGKELFERSGEVLFIDARNMGFMADRTHRELSDADIQKIADTYHNWRGDGDGEYADIPGFCKAASLDNIRKNGHVLTPGRYVGAAAMDDDGEPFEEKMARLTKDLSEQLAEGRRLEEEMRKNLGLLGYDI; translated from the coding sequence ATGCCGCGCGGACCAGCCAAGAAGAAGACCGAAGACACCAGTCATCAAAGCCTCGAATCCAAGCTCTGGGCCACCGCCGACAAGTTGCGTGGCCATCTGGACGCCGCCGACTACAAGCATGTGGTGCTGGGCCTCATCTTCCTGAAGTACATTTCGGACCGCTTTGCCCAAAGGCATGCGGAAATCATCCGGGAAGAGGCGGGGACTTACGCAGCCGAAGACCGCGACGAATACACGGCGGAAGGCGTGTTCTGGGTACCCTTGTCGGGCCGTTGGGACAGGGTGCAGGCCGCCGCCAAGCAGCCCGACATCGGCCAGCGCATCGACGATGCCATGACCGAGATCGAGCGGGAAAACCCCCATCTGAAAAACATCCTGCCCAAGGGCTACGCCCGTCCCACCCTGGATCAGCGCCGCCTGGGGGAACTGGTGGACCTCATCGGCACCATTGGGCTGGGTACGGCGGAACATCAGGCCCGCGATACCCTGGGCCGCGTCTACGAGTATTTTCTGGGTCGATTCGCCAGTGCGGAAGGTAAACGCGGTGGCGAGTTCTACACCCCGGCATCGGTGGTCAGAACCCTGGTCACCATGCTGGCCCCGTACAAGGGACGCATCTATGACCCTTGTTGCGGGTCCGGCGGCATGTTTGTCCAGTCGGAAAAGTTTATCGAAGCCCATGGCGGCAAGGTGGGCGACATCAGCGTCTATGGGGAAGAATCCAACCCCAACACCTGGAAGCTGGCCCTCATGAATCTCGCCATTCGCGGCATTGAGGCCGACCTGGGACCGGAAGCGGCGGACACCTTCCATAAAGACCTGCATCCCGATCTGCGGGCGGACTACATCCTTGCCAACCCGCCCTTCAACATATCCGATTGGGGCGGCGACCTGCTGCGGGATGACAAACGCTGGCAGTATGGGATACCGCCTACCGGCAACGCCAACTTCGCCTGGGTGCAGCACATGGTCCACCACCTGGCGCCTTACGGCATTGCAGGCTTTGTGCTGGCGAACGGTTCCATGTCATCCAATACCAGCGGCGAGGGCGAAATCCGCAAGAACCTCATCGAGGCCGATCTGGTGGACTGCATGGTGGCCCTGCCCGGTCAGCTCTTCTACAGCACCCAGATTCCCGTCTGCCTGTGGTTTCTGGCGAAGAACCGCGATGACGGACGCGGCATGGCGGGCAAGGAACTGTTTGAACGCAGCGGCGAAGTGCTGTTTATCGACGCCCGCAACATGGGTTTCATGGCCGACCGCACCCATCGGGAACTGAGCGATGCGGACATTCAGAAGATTGCCGATACTTACCATAACTGGCGGGGTGATGGGGACGGGGAATACGCGGATATTCCCGGATTCTGCAAGGCGGCCAGCCTGGATAACATCCGCAAGAATGGCCACGTCCTGACGCCGGGCCGCTATGTGGGGGCAGCGGCCATGGATGACGACGGTGAACCCTTTGAAGAAAAGATGGCACGGCTGACCAAAGACCTATCGGAACAGTTGGCGGAAGGGCGGCGGCTGGAAGAGGAAATGCGGAAGAATCTCGGATTGTTGGGGTACGACATCTAA
- a CDS encoding bifunctional YncE family protein/alkaline phosphatase family protein — MFSVPAFADVGVSNTRDINGPIHIQAANQGSVTHVLPTGRIVSPVGLVNGAPNFVTAVVPLGDHIAAMANGATRAQTITLYDQHTLHRVAEIAAYKKAPQKAAPMPTDVTDLHSDVIGHQSFFQGMAVGPDHVLYTAGGESSDVAVFSVQGGKAKLLRRYPLAWQPFPKNQYPYAYQGHHIGKPRLFYPDAIAVGPRNRHLYVTGLLSNSLARINIQTGHTRYRNVGPYPFAVTLADAGKRLVVSLWGGNAVAVVDPATMRMLGTVRVGPPTGPKHRAAGVHPTALAAVPHSPDVFVALANIDRVAEIDSPDLRVKGFINDSPYPDAPPGSYPDGLTITEGKLFVANAGNNDVAVYNDQTGKNLGLIPTGWYPTAITHAHHALYIVAAKGLGSGPNVEHQWVGNMMDGVVQRVRLQHLMSHLPAWTQESLHNDGFTPAQQETRHAEDVKTDAFLRQHIQYVVFILRENKTFDEDFGDDQAAGAWADPHLDLYGPQELPNLYHLAHRNTLFVNFMADGEVTAQGHQWTTAASDSDFVQRTWPEYYSGRGLVANPGWTQSLVPGGATGTGGVPLGVDNPYAIYENLSALGKWSNPWISYPQRLFLFNDLLDHRVSFEDFGEFVSRSEAGNISTAMKRHLATGFPGWDRMILDTYREKMAVNWLKAHPGSKFPHFIYIWLPDDHTAGRQSCYYTPDYYVANNDYATAKFIHYLSTTPEWKHMVVFLTEDDAQSGADHINAHRTFALAVGPWVKKGYLETNLYSQVNILKTTEAIFGLPPMSQWDQNASVFSGMWTDHPDFAPTKVLPMQVPVTFNAGKCDHYTLLRREAGATGHYLIADEMAWYKKHQTKNGAGLPAPSKADTYTPTTLLKVPGPEQMKQEWIASKGVKSYARVMTYLKAYSAQKDAPVNAYQAGEKE; from the coding sequence ATGTTTTCGGTGCCGGCTTTTGCCGATGTGGGGGTTTCCAACACGCGCGACATCAACGGCCCGATTCATATTCAAGCGGCGAATCAGGGCTCGGTGACCCATGTGTTGCCCACGGGGCGGATCGTCAGCCCTGTGGGTCTGGTCAATGGCGCCCCCAATTTTGTGACCGCGGTCGTGCCCTTGGGCGATCATATCGCGGCCATGGCGAACGGAGCCACCCGGGCGCAGACCATCACCCTCTATGATCAGCACACCCTGCATCGGGTGGCGGAAATTGCGGCCTATAAAAAAGCCCCCCAGAAAGCCGCGCCGATGCCCACGGACGTCACCGACCTGCATAGCGATGTCATTGGCCATCAAAGCTTTTTCCAGGGCATGGCGGTGGGACCTGACCACGTGCTCTATACCGCAGGCGGCGAGAGCAGCGATGTCGCGGTATTCAGCGTTCAGGGTGGGAAAGCAAAATTGCTGCGCCGCTATCCCCTAGCCTGGCAGCCTTTCCCTAAAAATCAGTATCCCTATGCATACCAGGGACACCATATCGGTAAGCCGCGACTCTTTTATCCGGACGCCATCGCCGTGGGACCACGGAACCGGCATCTGTACGTAACCGGCCTGCTGTCCAACAGCCTCGCCCGCATCAATATCCAGACCGGACATACCCGGTATCGCAATGTGGGTCCATATCCCTTTGCGGTTACCTTGGCCGATGCGGGGAAAAGGCTGGTGGTCAGCCTCTGGGGCGGCAATGCCGTTGCGGTGGTGGATCCGGCCACCATGCGGATGCTCGGCACGGTGCGGGTTGGCCCGCCCACCGGCCCTAAGCATAGGGCCGCAGGTGTGCACCCCACGGCGCTGGCGGCGGTACCCCATTCGCCCGATGTCTTCGTGGCACTGGCCAACATCGATCGGGTAGCCGAGATCGATAGCCCCGATCTGCGGGTAAAGGGCTTCATCAACGACAGCCCCTATCCTGATGCGCCGCCGGGCAGTTATCCGGACGGTTTGACCATTACGGAGGGCAAACTCTTTGTGGCCAATGCCGGCAACAACGATGTTGCCGTCTACAACGATCAGACCGGTAAGAACCTGGGACTGATCCCCACGGGCTGGTACCCCACCGCCATCACGCATGCGCATCATGCGCTGTACATCGTCGCCGCCAAGGGGCTCGGCTCTGGTCCCAATGTGGAGCACCAGTGGGTCGGGAACATGATGGATGGCGTGGTGCAAAGGGTCCGCCTTCAGCATCTCATGTCCCATCTTCCCGCATGGACGCAGGAAAGCTTGCACAACGACGGCTTTACTCCCGCGCAGCAGGAGACACGTCACGCAGAGGATGTGAAAACGGATGCCTTCCTGCGCCAGCATATCCAGTACGTCGTTTTCATCCTGCGCGAGAACAAAACCTTCGATGAGGATTTTGGCGATGACCAGGCGGCAGGCGCCTGGGCCGACCCGCATCTGGATCTCTACGGACCCCAAGAGCTGCCGAACCTCTATCACCTCGCCCACCGCAACACACTCTTCGTGAATTTCATGGCCGACGGTGAGGTGACCGCCCAAGGCCATCAGTGGACCACCGCCGCCTCGGACTCGGATTTCGTGCAACGCACCTGGCCGGAGTACTACTCCGGGCGCGGACTCGTGGCCAATCCCGGCTGGACCCAGTCTCTGGTTCCCGGCGGGGCGACGGGTACGGGTGGAGTGCCCCTGGGTGTCGACAATCCCTATGCCATCTATGAGAACCTCTCGGCATTGGGCAAGTGGTCCAATCCCTGGATCAGTTATCCCCAGCGCCTCTTTCTCTTCAACGACCTGCTGGATCATAGGGTGTCTTTTGAAGACTTCGGGGAGTTTGTATCACGTTCTGAAGCGGGTAACATTTCCACGGCCATGAAAAGGCATCTGGCGACGGGCTTTCCCGGCTGGGACCGGATGATCCTCGACACCTATCGGGAAAAGATGGCGGTGAACTGGCTCAAGGCCCATCCCGGTTCAAAATTCCCGCACTTCATCTATATCTGGTTGCCGGATGATCACACGGCCGGACGCCAGTCCTGCTACTACACGCCGGATTACTATGTGGCCAATAATGACTATGCCACGGCCAAGTTCATTCATTACCTGTCCACCACCCCGGAGTGGAAGCATATGGTGGTGTTTTTGACCGAGGACGATGCACAATCCGGCGCCGACCACATCAATGCCCATCGTACCTTCGCCCTCGCCGTGGGCCCTTGGGTGAAAAAAGGCTATCTCGAAACCAATCTCTATTCCCAGGTGAACATCCTCAAGACCACCGAGGCCATCTTCGGTCTGCCGCCCATGTCCCAGTGGGATCAAAACGCCAGCGTCTTCTCGGGGATGTGGACGGACCATCCGGACTTCGCGCCCACCAAGGTGCTGCCCATGCAGGTGCCGGTCACCTTCAATGCGGGGAAATGCGATCACTACACGTTGCTGCGTCGCGAGGCGGGCGCCACCGGACATTACCTGATCGCCGACGAAATGGCTTGGTACAAAAAGCATCAGACCAAAAACGGCGCGGGTCTGCCCGCCCCGAGCAAGGCCGACACTTATACGCCTACCACGCTGCTCAAGGTTCCTGGTCCCGAACAGATGAAACAGGAATGGATCGCCAGCAAGGGGGTCAAATCCTACGCGCGGGTCATGACCTACCTCAAGGCCTATTCCGCGCAAAAAGATGCGCCAGTAAATGCCTATCAGGCCGGTGAGAAAGAATGA
- a CDS encoding TonB-dependent receptor — protein MLNLGVEDTIPVHADYVKNVKLALNIDNLLNRRYFPKGFSNTDYYGNTYLSVLEGMPRFVFGSVTVKF, from the coding sequence ATGCTGAACCTGGGTGTAGAGGACACGATACCGGTCCACGCCGATTATGTGAAAAATGTGAAACTGGCGCTGAATATCGACAACTTGCTGAATCGCCGGTATTTTCCTAAGGGTTTCAGCAATACCGATTATTACGGCAATACCTACCTGTCCGTCCTGGAAGGCATGCCGCGCTTCGTGTTCGGCAGCGTGACGGTGAAGTTTTAG
- a CDS encoding helix-turn-helix domain-containing protein, translated as MNIEMSSGNVYADIGAPDAEEMLLKAQLASRIADMIQSKGFTQSQAAELLGIPQPKLSLMLRGQFRGISEAKMLECLARLGRDIQIVIGPEHAGTGNIVVV; from the coding sequence ATGAACATCGAGATGAGTAGTGGCAATGTCTATGCGGACATCGGTGCGCCGGATGCAGAGGAAATGCTTTTGAAGGCACAACTGGCATCCCGTATTGCGGACATGATCCAGAGCAAAGGATTTACGCAATCGCAGGCAGCGGAACTGCTGGGTATCCCACAACCCAAGCTGTCCCTGATGCTGCGGGGGCAATTCCGGGGAATCAGTGAAGCCAAAATGCTGGAATGCCTGGCCCGGCTGGGCCGGGATATTCAGATCGTCATCGGACCGGAACATGCAGGGACCGGGAATATTGTGGTGGTGTGA